The genome window CGCGGCGGGAGCGGGGATCCGATTCGGGGGAGCGGTCAAGAAACAGTTTATCGCGCTGGACGGTCTTCCGATACTCAGTCACACATTGCGAGCGCTTGCGGCATCTCATACGCTTGCAGCCATTATCGTTGTGGTTCCCCCAGGGGAAGAGTCAAGAGGCCGAGAGGCGCTGGATCTCGCCAGGATTGATCTAGAGACGGAGGTAGTTCCGGGGGGACAGGCACGGCAGGATTCAGTCTACATCGGTTTGCAGAGGGCGAAGGCGGAGACGGATCTCGTATTGATCCACGACGGCGTTCGCCCTTTCGTTTCACGTGAGGTTGTTCTGGCTACCATCGAAGCCGCGAAAGAATGCGGCGCGGCGGTCGCGGCCGTGCCCGCCATCGATACCATCAAGCGGGTAGATACCGACGACTTCGTGATAGAGACGTTGCCGAGGGGACAGCTCTGGTCGATCCAGACCCCTCAGGTCTTCCGTTACGCACTCCTGATGCAGGCTCACCGGGCGGTTCGGGAGTGCGGGATCATTGCCACCGATGATGCCGCGCTTGTAGAGCGAATAGGGGGAATGGTCAAGGTTGTGAGAGGAAGTTATGAGAATCTCAAGATTACGAGCGAAGAGGATTTGCCTCTCGCCGGCCTGATCCTGAAGCGGCGGAGAGTCCAATGACGGTTGGGATCGGATTCGACACGCACCCACTAGTACCCGGTCGGCGCCTCGTCCTGGGTGGGGTGGAGATTCCATTCGAGAAAGGGCTTGAGGGCCACTCGGATGCGGATGCCTTGGCCCATGCGGTCATCGACGCCATCCTTGGCGCGGCGTGCGCCGGTGATATCGGCTCTTGTTTTGGGACAGACGACCCTCAATACAAGGACGTATCGAGTCTCCTGCTCCTCAGGGAGGCCTTTCGACGCGTGCAGGTCCTTGGCTACACGGTGGGGAACATCGACGCAACGATTATTGCGGAAGCCCCGAGGTTGGCGCCGCATATTGCGCAGATGCGGGCCAACCTCGCAGAGAGCATCGGAACTCCGGTCGAGGGGGTAAGCGTCAAGGCGGCGACGGCGAATCGAGTAGGTGCACTCGGGGCAGGCGACGGTATCGCCTGTCTGGCCATTGCGTCCCTCCAACGCCGTCAGATAACGCCGTAGCATGACGGGGATAGGCATATGGCGCTAGCCATCTACAATACCCTGCGCCAG of Candidatus Methylomirabilis sp. contains these proteins:
- the ispD gene encoding 2-C-methyl-D-erythritol 4-phosphate cytidylyltransferase, which encodes MIVTAIVPAAGAGIRFGGAVKKQFIALDGLPILSHTLRALAASHTLAAIIVVVPPGEESRGREALDLARIDLETEVVPGGQARQDSVYIGLQRAKAETDLVLIHDGVRPFVSREVVLATIEAAKECGAAVAAVPAIDTIKRVDTDDFVIETLPRGQLWSIQTPQVFRYALLMQAHRAVRECGIIATDDAALVERIGGMVKVVRGSYENLKITSEEDLPLAGLILKRRRVQ
- the ispF gene encoding 2-C-methyl-D-erythritol 2,4-cyclodiphosphate synthase, which gives rise to MTVGIGFDTHPLVPGRRLVLGGVEIPFEKGLEGHSDADALAHAVIDAILGAACAGDIGSCFGTDDPQYKDVSSLLLLREAFRRVQVLGYTVGNIDATIIAEAPRLAPHIAQMRANLAESIGTPVEGVSVKAATANRVGALGAGDGIACLAIASLQRRQITP